The following coding sequences lie in one Treponema socranskii subsp. buccale genomic window:
- the recN gene encoding DNA repair protein RecN: MLEDLTIKDFALIDSVSIEFPRGFTVLSGETGAGKSILIGALSFLLGGKSDAQMIRSPSHEASVSGTFLLGDGKNGRAKNDVPKVLQTSLAGEEEDATAEAWLLQHGIESDDGRVLVRRTLRDSGKSSAWIQSTPVTRADLASFSALLVDIHGQHDHQSLMRVVQHRVFLDARAGITEDVRRFTALYAELVEKRKLLDELNASSEERERKIEMYSFALKEINEAKLKADEDVRLSEEEGRLSSYEKLASDIDAITNMLSDNETSAVSILKQVRRDASHALEMDKTLSDLDSRVESAFYEVSDIAEEFSAYKDKLVFDPARFTEVQERLSLIYNLKKKYASSPSAPLSEVLQYAAEAEENLERLGAGKTDKASLEKEALEAERRVYTAAKALSEKRKAAGEAMSKEVESVLAKLGMKGTRFSVRVEEKPGTGAVQKCGPYGMDNVEFLISANPGSPLLPLAQIASGGELSRVMLALKTIFAETDPVETLVFDEIDTGIGGEVAVSVGSHLKNLAKNRQILCITHLASIAVYADNQIKIEKNVSDGKTSSKCRSVRGEERVKEIARMLSGENSSESLEHARSMLERFGSK; encoded by the coding sequence ATGCTCGAAGACCTGACGATTAAAGATTTCGCGCTCATCGATTCGGTTTCGATAGAATTTCCGCGCGGCTTTACCGTGCTTTCGGGAGAAACCGGCGCAGGTAAATCGATTCTCATCGGCGCGCTGTCGTTTTTGCTCGGCGGAAAATCGGACGCTCAGATGATCCGAAGCCCCTCTCACGAAGCGTCGGTGTCGGGAACTTTTTTGCTCGGCGACGGAAAAAACGGACGCGCTAAAAACGATGTGCCGAAAGTTTTGCAGACTTCACTCGCCGGTGAAGAAGAAGATGCGACGGCTGAAGCATGGCTTTTGCAGCACGGCATCGAAAGCGACGACGGACGCGTACTCGTGCGCCGCACGCTTCGAGACTCCGGAAAATCGTCGGCGTGGATCCAAAGTACGCCCGTCACGAGAGCCGACTTGGCCTCGTTTTCGGCACTTCTCGTCGACATTCACGGACAGCACGATCACCAGTCGCTCATGCGCGTTGTGCAGCACCGCGTTTTCCTCGATGCGAGAGCGGGCATCACCGAAGACGTGCGCCGTTTTACCGCACTGTACGCCGAACTCGTCGAAAAGCGGAAACTTCTCGACGAACTCAACGCATCGAGCGAAGAGCGGGAACGGAAAATCGAAATGTATTCGTTCGCTCTAAAAGAAATAAACGAAGCGAAGCTCAAAGCCGATGAAGATGTCCGGCTTTCAGAAGAGGAGGGGAGGCTTTCGTCCTACGAAAAGCTCGCCTCCGACATCGATGCGATTACGAACATGCTTTCCGACAACGAAACTTCCGCCGTGTCGATTTTAAAACAAGTGCGGCGCGATGCCTCTCATGCGCTCGAAATGGATAAAACGCTTTCCGATTTGGATTCGCGCGTGGAATCGGCGTTTTACGAAGTGTCCGATATTGCCGAAGAATTTTCCGCGTATAAAGATAAGCTCGTCTTCGATCCCGCGCGCTTTACCGAAGTACAGGAGCGCCTTTCCCTCATCTATAATTTAAAGAAAAAATACGCGTCGTCCCCGTCCGCTCCTCTTTCCGAAGTTTTGCAGTATGCGGCCGAAGCCGAAGAAAACCTCGAACGGCTCGGTGCGGGAAAAACCGATAAAGCTTCCCTTGAAAAAGAAGCGTTGGAGGCCGAGCGGCGCGTCTATACGGCCGCAAAAGCGCTTTCGGAAAAACGAAAAGCGGCGGGTGAAGCGATGTCGAAAGAAGTCGAATCGGTGCTTGCAAAGCTCGGTATGAAAGGTACGCGCTTTTCGGTGCGCGTCGAAGAAAAGCCCGGGACCGGTGCGGTACAAAAATGCGGCCCCTACGGCATGGACAACGTCGAATTTTTGATAAGCGCGAACCCCGGCTCTCCTCTTTTACCGCTCGCTCAAATCGCTTCGGGAGGCGAGCTTTCCCGCGTCATGCTTGCGCTTAAAACGATCTTCGCCGAAACCGATCCCGTCGAAACTCTCGTCTTCGATGAAATCGATACGGGCATCGGAGGAGAAGTTGCGGTATCGGTCGGAAGCCATCTCAAAAACCTCGCGAAAAACCGGCAGATATTGTGCATAACGCATCTTGCAAGTATCGCCGTTTATGCCGATAATCAGATAAAGATAGAAAAAAACGTATCGGACGGAAAAACGTCGTCGAAATGCAGGAGCGTTCGGGGAGAGGAGCGCGTAAAAGAGATCGCGCGTATGCTTTCCGGAGAAAATTCGAGCGAATCGCTTGAGCACGCGCGGTCGATGCTCGAACGGTTCGGCAGCAAATAA
- a CDS encoding GHMP family kinase ATP-binding protein gives MIITQTPFRMSFFGGGTDFSGFYDKHGGAVISTTFDKYCYVTVRHLPPFFDYKTHLTYSKEEKVFSNDEIVHPAIRNAMQWLDMHDIRMTYESDLPARSGLGTSSSFAVGMLEAFYALKGKYADKRKLADDAIYLERILCKEAGGIQDQIAASFGGFNRIDFNRDGYSVKPVIISPERKKALNDRLMLFFTGFSRFSSDIQQSTEKSMKDKTEELLKMYRLVDEAEKIFTDKTVNLDEFGKLLDYTWKLKRGISPGISTGSIDEQYDRAIKAGALGGKLLGAGGGGFLLFYVPFEKQEAVKAALANQMYVPFRFENDGTKVIYYGPETYIERE, from the coding sequence ATGATAATTACACAAACTCCGTTTCGCATGAGTTTTTTCGGCGGCGGTACGGATTTCAGCGGATTTTACGATAAACACGGAGGCGCCGTCATTTCGACGACGTTCGACAAATACTGTTACGTAACGGTGCGCCACTTGCCGCCGTTTTTCGATTACAAAACGCATCTCACGTATTCCAAAGAAGAAAAAGTTTTTTCCAACGATGAAATCGTGCATCCTGCGATCCGCAATGCGATGCAGTGGCTCGACATGCACGATATCCGCATGACTTACGAATCCGATCTTCCGGCGCGAAGCGGATTGGGCACTTCTTCGAGTTTTGCCGTCGGCATGCTCGAAGCCTTTTATGCGCTCAAAGGCAAATACGCCGACAAACGAAAACTTGCCGACGACGCGATTTATTTGGAGCGCATTTTATGCAAAGAGGCAGGCGGCATTCAGGATCAAATCGCGGCGAGCTTCGGCGGCTTTAACCGCATCGATTTCAACCGAGACGGCTACAGCGTCAAACCCGTCATTATCAGTCCAGAACGCAAAAAAGCGCTCAACGACCGTCTCATGCTTTTTTTTACGGGATTCAGCCGCTTCAGTTCGGATATTCAGCAAAGTACCGAAAAATCGATGAAAGACAAAACCGAAGAGCTTTTGAAAATGTACCGCCTTGTCGATGAAGCCGAAAAGATTTTTACCGACAAAACCGTAAATCTCGACGAATTCGGAAAGCTGCTCGACTATACGTGGAAATTAAAGCGCGGCATTTCACCGGGCATTTCAACCGGAAGCATAGACGAACAGTATGACAGAGCGATAAAAGCCGGAGCTTTGGGCGGAAAACTGCTCGGTGCGGGCGGCGGCGGCTTTTTACTGTTCTACGTTCCGTTTGAAAAACAGGAAGCGGTCAAAGCCGCCCTTGCAAATCAAATGTACGTTCCGTTCCGATTTGAAAACGACGGCACGAAAGTTATCTATTACGGGCCCGAAACCTATATCGAAAGAGAGTAG
- a CDS encoding zinc ribbon domain-containing protein, giving the protein MKGKQRAKFFCENCGAEVPADARVCKNCGRFFSSVRCPACGATGSASKFAKGCPVCGYATDSGTFNISAYSEEEKEEVRRRLTGAEQKKIKGAFAAYERKHARGSGSALPFWVYAVTLAVFLGVIAAVVKLMR; this is encoded by the coding sequence ATGAAAGGAAAACAAAGGGCAAAATTTTTTTGCGAAAACTGCGGTGCGGAAGTCCCTGCGGATGCGCGCGTGTGTAAAAACTGCGGACGCTTTTTTTCTTCGGTACGCTGCCCCGCGTGCGGCGCTACAGGAAGCGCTTCGAAATTTGCCAAGGGCTGCCCCGTCTGCGGTTACGCGACGGATTCGGGCACTTTCAATATATCGGCGTATTCGGAAGAAGAAAAAGAAGAAGTTCGCCGTCGCCTTACGGGCGCCGAACAAAAAAAAATAAAAGGAGCCTTTGCCGCATACGAGCGCAAACACGCACGAGGATCGGGCAGCGCGCTGCCGTTTTGGGTCTACGCCGTAACGCTTGCGGTTTTTTTAGGAGTTATCGCGGCGGTCGTAAAGCTCATGCGGTGA
- the mfd gene encoding transcription-repair coupling factor, protein MRDAVSRLTDASCRFPFSVRGLHGALSAYFTAEYSERIQSSAFKESVSGAVSFDSRSSDIVIVTPGENEAIDIRTDLTSIFPEAEIIDIPWWGMIPYRPVSRGAAVFGERAAALAKLAGEGREGFSQKPRIFIVSERVFLSPLPPPESVKRRSFSISRGLRTDTIKTAERLSSLGYTRAPRVYVQGEFSLRGEVLDVFVPQSTAPCRIIFDFDTVAQIKTFDTDTQTTTGSLESVFISPMREVIWDDALLTDLKNAIEAYESTAVSAEDEMRLSDVALQHGAAPFSDVDGHSDTADDTSAGEIPSSDEDELTDAGVSGDEKPLSRKSFRAHLPFTKEAKAVLSNMLSELETAKSCEGEELLYPVLWKKRCTISDYIGERTAVFFFDYERLVNAEETIVREYGGMYRKARLSFPAFPPEQMLSDFQKNLKTVSRCILFHTVSRADTASTDKSPSDIAFPCEVSRSFFGNIPFLKEEIGKLQNAGWKIAVFADGENQERRIARLLSDFTGERGDETSSNESDSETHDAGTYKNRTLERPSVSIEKRYALAVFPEAISEGFSIPDLKLIVIQENEIFGRRRAVPKSLKKAKSAAIDTFVELTPGDYVVHVQYGIGIFCGIERVKAGGNERDYIKLEYADKEVAFVPIEQVNMVQRYIGSEGDAPKLDKIGSKSWENRKRKVQEAVEDLAKKLIDLYSRRKASRGFPFPKDTEWQTSFEAAFPYEDTKDQAIVTEEVKRDMEKPVPMDRLICGDVGYGKTEIAMRAAFKAVMGGKQVVFLAPTTILAEQHYETCVERFANFPVKIAVLSRFVPHAEQKKTLTLLASGDIDILIGTHRVIQKDVVFKNLGLMIIDEEQRFGVKDKEKLKEMKANIDCLALSATPIPRTLHMSLLKIRDMSLLTTPPQNRQAIETSIEPYSDERVATAIRREAERGGQVFFLHNRVDSLFEVRRKIERLVPEMLVDVAHGQMMSAELEDIFRRFKLGGFHVLVSTTIIENGIDIPNVNTIIIDRADMYGVSQLYQLRGRVGRSDRKAYAYLLYPENTSLSEVAMKRLQVISDFTELGSGFKIAMKDMEIRGAGNLLGRDQSGDVYAVGFELYLKLLNEAVERLTASENYKAQSEVLMELEYTGFIPDAYVRSAETKMEIYKKIASVQTDDELIAVMNEIEDRFGPVPDEVASLLSLAEIRILCKKLSVSALKESKGVVEIEFAKVSDISVDRVLQLIKESSGSVWLDATKPNMLFLKLGKIGLKEKSEFIRERLEKLA, encoded by the coding sequence ATGCGCGATGCTGTTTCCCGTTTGACGGATGCTTCGTGCCGCTTTCCTTTTTCGGTCAGAGGACTTCACGGCGCTCTTTCAGCTTATTTTACAGCCGAATACTCGGAGCGCATACAATCTTCGGCGTTTAAAGAAAGCGTATCGGGAGCGGTATCGTTCGATTCGCGTTCATCCGACATCGTCATCGTCACGCCCGGAGAAAACGAAGCAATCGATATCCGCACCGATTTGACTTCGATTTTTCCCGAAGCGGAGATAATCGATATACCGTGGTGGGGTATGATACCCTATCGTCCGGTATCGCGGGGTGCGGCCGTGTTCGGAGAGCGCGCGGCGGCTCTTGCAAAACTTGCCGGAGAAGGAAGGGAAGGTTTTTCTCAAAAGCCGAGAATCTTTATCGTAAGCGAACGCGTTTTTCTTTCGCCGCTTCCGCCTCCCGAATCGGTAAAGCGCCGCTCTTTTTCGATTTCGCGCGGCTTGCGCACCGACACGATAAAAACCGCAGAGCGGCTTTCATCTCTCGGCTATACGAGAGCGCCGCGCGTTTACGTGCAGGGTGAGTTCAGTTTGAGGGGCGAAGTGCTCGACGTATTCGTTCCGCAAAGCACCGCTCCGTGCCGCATCATTTTCGACTTCGATACCGTCGCACAGATTAAAACTTTCGACACGGATACGCAGACGACGACCGGCTCCCTCGAAAGCGTTTTTATTTCCCCGATGCGCGAAGTGATTTGGGACGATGCGCTTTTGACCGATTTGAAAAATGCGATCGAAGCCTACGAATCGACGGCCGTGAGCGCCGAAGACGAAATGAGGCTGTCGGATGTGGCATTGCAACACGGGGCAGCGCCGTTTTCCGATGTGGACGGACACTCCGATACGGCGGATGACACGAGTGCCGGCGAGATACCGTCTTCCGACGAAGATGAGTTGACCGATGCAGGCGTATCGGGAGACGAAAAGCCGCTTTCGCGAAAAAGTTTTCGCGCGCACCTCCCGTTTACGAAAGAAGCGAAAGCCGTGTTATCGAATATGCTTTCCGAGCTTGAAACGGCAAAATCGTGCGAAGGGGAAGAACTCTTATATCCCGTGTTGTGGAAAAAACGCTGTACGATTTCGGACTATATCGGCGAGCGGACGGCCGTTTTTTTCTTCGATTACGAGCGTCTCGTAAATGCCGAAGAAACGATCGTTCGGGAATACGGCGGCATGTATCGGAAAGCGCGCCTTTCGTTTCCTGCCTTTCCGCCCGAGCAAATGCTCTCCGATTTCCAAAAGAACTTAAAAACAGTATCAAGATGTATACTTTTTCATACGGTTTCTCGTGCGGACACAGCTTCAACTGACAAATCTCCGTCCGATATCGCTTTTCCGTGCGAAGTGTCACGGAGCTTTTTCGGCAATATTCCGTTTTTGAAAGAGGAAATCGGAAAGCTGCAAAACGCAGGCTGGAAGATCGCAGTCTTTGCGGACGGCGAAAATCAGGAACGGCGCATAGCCCGATTGCTTTCGGATTTTACCGGAGAGCGCGGAGACGAAACCTCCTCGAACGAAAGCGACAGCGAAACGCATGATGCGGGAACGTATAAAAATCGTACGCTCGAGCGCCCTTCCGTTTCGATCGAAAAACGTTATGCGCTCGCCGTTTTTCCCGAAGCGATATCCGAAGGCTTTTCGATCCCCGACTTAAAGCTCATCGTCATACAGGAAAACGAAATATTCGGCAGAAGGCGGGCGGTGCCGAAATCGCTGAAAAAAGCGAAAAGCGCCGCAATCGACACTTTCGTCGAACTCACACCCGGCGACTATGTCGTGCACGTGCAGTACGGCATCGGCATCTTTTGCGGTATCGAGCGCGTAAAAGCCGGCGGCAACGAACGGGACTATATAAAGCTCGAGTATGCGGACAAAGAGGTCGCCTTCGTTCCGATCGAACAGGTGAATATGGTGCAGCGCTATATCGGAAGCGAAGGAGATGCTCCGAAGCTCGATAAAATCGGCAGCAAAAGCTGGGAAAACCGAAAGCGCAAAGTGCAGGAAGCCGTCGAAGATTTGGCAAAAAAGCTCATCGATCTCTATTCGAGAAGAAAAGCGTCGAGGGGATTTCCGTTTCCGAAAGATACCGAATGGCAGACTTCGTTCGAAGCGGCTTTTCCGTACGAAGATACGAAAGATCAGGCGATCGTCACCGAAGAAGTCAAGCGCGATATGGAAAAACCCGTCCCTATGGATCGCCTCATCTGCGGAGACGTCGGCTACGGCAAAACCGAAATCGCGATGCGCGCCGCGTTCAAAGCGGTCATGGGCGGAAAGCAAGTCGTTTTTTTGGCGCCGACGACGATCCTCGCCGAACAGCATTACGAAACCTGTGTCGAACGCTTTGCGAATTTCCCCGTCAAAATCGCAGTCCTCTCGCGCTTTGTGCCGCACGCGGAACAAAAAAAGACTTTAACTCTCCTCGCATCGGGCGATATCGACATTCTTATCGGCACGCACCGCGTCATTCAAAAAGACGTCGTTTTTAAAAATCTCGGCCTCATGATAATCGACGAAGAGCAGCGCTTCGGCGTAAAGGACAAAGAAAAACTCAAAGAGATGAAAGCGAATATCGACTGCCTTGCGCTTTCGGCGACGCCGATCCCGCGTACGCTTCACATGAGTTTACTGAAAATCCGCGACATGAGCTTATTGACGACGCCTCCGCAAAACCGGCAGGCGATCGAAACGTCTATAGAGCCGTACAGCGACGAACGCGTAGCGACTGCGATCAGGCGGGAAGCGGAGCGGGGAGGGCAAGTGTTTTTTTTGCATAACCGAGTCGACTCCCTTTTCGAAGTGCGGCGCAAAATCGAACGGCTCGTCCCCGAAATGCTCGTCGACGTCGCGCACGGACAAATGATGAGCGCCGAACTTGAAGACATCTTCCGCCGTTTTAAACTCGGCGGATTTCACGTACTCGTTTCGACGACGATCATCGAAAACGGCATCGACATACCGAACGTCAACACGATCATCATCGACAGGGCGGATATGTACGGCGTATCGCAGCTTTACCAGCTCCGCGGGCGTGTCGGGCGGAGCGACCGGAAAGCGTACGCCTATCTTTTATATCCCGAAAATACATCTCTTTCCGAAGTCGCGATGAAGCGCCTGCAAGTCATCAGCGATTTTACCGAACTCGGAAGCGGTTTTAAAATCGCAATGAAAGATATGGAAATCCGCGGGGCGGGAAACCTGCTCGGCCGCGACCAGTCGGGAGACGTGTATGCCGTCGGATTCGAATTGTATTTGAAATTGCTGAACGAAGCGGTTGAACGCCTTACCGCCTCTGAAAATTACAAAGCGCAGAGCGAAGTGCTCATGGAACTCGAATACACGGGCTTTATCCCCGACGCCTACGTGCGCTCGGCGGAGACGAAAATGGAAATCTACAAAAAGATCGCGTCGGTGCAGACGGACGACGAATTGATCGCGGTGATGAACGAAATCGAAGACCGCTTCGGTCCCGTACCCGATGAAGTTGCGAGCCTCCTGTCGCTCGCCGAAATACGTATCCTGTGCAAAAAGCTTTCGGTGAGCGCGCTCAAAGAATCGAAGGGCGTCGTCGAAATCGAATTTGCAAAAGTATCCGACATTTCGGTCGATCGCGTATTGCAGCTGATAAAAGAAAGTTCGGGCAGCGTATGGCTCGACGCTACAAAACCGAATATGCTGTTTTTAAAACTCGGAAAAATCGGTCTCAAAGAAAAAAGCGAATTTATCAGAGAGCGGCTCGAAAAACTTGCATAA
- a CDS encoding HD domain-containing protein has product MINKALALKIFEGFSIQRWNDLIRPFDLIEMDKAGEKMIIAYVIGKFEEHKGEVIDWEWMAYASLFDLLRKISLCDIKAPVQRLLKQEYTAEYLRLDEWVLSQYRPLINDEELFSRFTIYVGQKAETLPIPASLTASYRVLQAAHKYSTMRELQMLSVVNERERLVKIETELQAQIRPYLDLEGLQMMLTHQKTYDFLLKTEQLRFQTRWNQTPRVPKTNVLGHSYFVAVMTLLLARSTGIEMCPRRIVNNFFCALFHDLPEAVTRDIISPVKQATDALPDIVKRIEDEIAGRELVPLMEDFFVDELRYYTNDEFVNRIRRDGKSEAVSWEDLNGRFNVDAFEPVDGRLVRLSDHLAALLEADSSIKHGITSEHLVHGRKSLLAHYAPGETINGIDAGKLFQDLVAL; this is encoded by the coding sequence ATGATCAATAAAGCGCTCGCCCTCAAAATTTTCGAAGGATTTTCCATTCAACGCTGGAACGATTTGATCCGGCCTTTCGATTTGATTGAAATGGATAAAGCCGGCGAAAAGATGATCATCGCCTACGTCATCGGAAAATTCGAAGAGCACAAAGGAGAGGTGATCGATTGGGAATGGATGGCTTACGCATCGCTGTTCGACCTGCTCCGAAAGATTTCCCTGTGCGATATAAAAGCGCCCGTGCAGCGTTTGTTAAAACAAGAATACACCGCCGAATATCTTCGGCTCGACGAATGGGTGCTTTCGCAATACCGTCCGCTCATAAACGACGAAGAACTCTTTTCCCGCTTTACGATCTATGTCGGTCAAAAAGCGGAAACGCTTCCGATCCCCGCATCTCTTACGGCATCCTACCGCGTGCTGCAGGCGGCGCACAAGTATTCGACGATGCGCGAACTGCAAATGCTCTCCGTCGTCAACGAGCGTGAGCGCCTTGTAAAGATCGAAACGGAACTCCAAGCGCAGATCCGGCCATACCTCGATTTGGAAGGACTGCAGATGATGCTCACGCATCAAAAGACCTACGATTTTTTATTAAAGACGGAACAGCTGCGCTTTCAAACGCGCTGGAATCAAACGCCGCGAGTGCCGAAGACGAACGTGCTCGGTCACAGCTATTTTGTCGCGGTGATGACGCTGCTGCTCGCGCGAAGCACCGGAATCGAAATGTGCCCGCGGCGCATCGTCAATAACTTTTTCTGCGCTCTCTTTCACGATTTGCCGGAAGCCGTTACGCGCGATATCATCTCGCCGGTCAAACAGGCGACCGACGCGCTGCCCGACATCGTAAAGCGCATCGAAGACGAAATCGCAGGCAGAGAACTCGTTCCGCTTATGGAAGATTTTTTTGTCGACGAACTGCGCTACTATACGAACGACGAATTCGTAAACCGCATACGGCGGGACGGAAAGAGCGAAGCGGTTTCGTGGGAAGATTTGAACGGGCGTTTTAACGTCGACGCCTTTGAACCCGTCGACGGCCGTCTCGTGCGCCTGTCCGATCATCTTGCAGCCCTTCTCGAAGCCGACAGTTCGATAAAGCACGGCATTACGTCCGAACACTTGGTGCACGGACGGAAGAGTCTCCTCGCACACTATGCGCCGGGCGAAACGATAAACGGCATCGACGCGGGAAAATTATTTCAGGATTTGGTCGCGCTTTGA
- a CDS encoding HAD-IIIA family hydrolase: protein MKTIIMAGGKGSRIQSVRSDVPKPMIEICGKPILRYQIENLRACGLKDITIGVGYLGNVIKEYFGDGSAFGVTIDYFTEDHPLGTAGALFKMLDGKNCGEIDTKTAIDDDFLLLCGDIIFDVDFNRFIDFHKTHNAWASLASHPNGHPYDSSLLVTEILPPESEGGLPVHTHRVVKWLAKEDERTWYRNLVNAGIEIISPELLRKTARTFVPRHHETPDKIDLDRDVLKPNIESGKIFAYETPEYIKDMGTPERYYETEADIRSGKVSARNLRSKQKAVFLDRDGTINKDCGFITDARNFELLPEAAEAIKKINASGYLAIIVTNQPVIARGECTFEELERIHNKMETELGKKGAFIDGLYFCPHHPDKGFAGENAAYKCKCACRKPEPGMLLQAAKDFNIDIGASYMIGDSEKDVIAGEKAGCKKSFLIDKNRNVLDCVSEIINKE, encoded by the coding sequence ATGAAAACAATTATTATGGCAGGCGGCAAGGGAAGCCGCATTCAAAGCGTCAGAAGCGACGTCCCGAAGCCCATGATCGAAATCTGCGGCAAGCCGATCCTCCGATATCAAATCGAAAACCTGCGCGCGTGCGGTCTCAAGGACATCACGATCGGAGTAGGCTATCTCGGAAACGTCATCAAAGAGTATTTCGGCGACGGGAGCGCGTTCGGCGTCACTATCGATTATTTTACGGAAGATCATCCGCTCGGAACGGCCGGCGCACTTTTTAAAATGCTCGACGGAAAAAATTGCGGCGAAATCGATACGAAAACCGCAATCGACGACGATTTCCTTTTGCTCTGCGGCGATATAATTTTCGACGTCGACTTCAATCGCTTTATCGATTTTCACAAAACGCACAACGCGTGGGCAAGCCTCGCGTCCCATCCGAACGGACATCCCTACGATTCATCGCTTTTGGTTACGGAAATACTGCCGCCCGAAAGTGAAGGCGGGCTTCCCGTGCATACGCACCGCGTCGTCAAATGGCTTGCAAAAGAAGACGAGCGCACGTGGTATCGAAACCTCGTCAACGCGGGCATCGAAATCATTTCGCCAGAACTGCTTCGAAAAACCGCGCGGACTTTCGTACCGCGCCATCACGAAACGCCCGATAAAATCGACCTCGATCGGGACGTTTTAAAACCGAATATCGAAAGCGGAAAAATTTTCGCGTACGAAACGCCCGAATACATCAAAGACATGGGAACGCCCGAGCGCTACTACGAAACGGAAGCCGACATCCGAAGCGGCAAAGTTTCCGCGCGCAATTTACGATCGAAGCAAAAAGCCGTTTTTCTCGACCGCGACGGCACGATAAACAAAGACTGCGGTTTTATCACCGACGCCCGAAACTTCGAACTGCTTCCGGAAGCGGCCGAAGCGATAAAAAAAATCAACGCATCCGGCTACCTTGCAATCATCGTAACGAATCAGCCGGTAATCGCCCGCGGAGAGTGTACCTTCGAAGAACTTGAACGCATTCACAATAAGATGGAAACGGAACTCGGAAAAAAAGGCGCGTTTATAGACGGTTTGTATTTTTGCCCGCATCATCCCGATAAAGGCTTTGCGGGAGAAAACGCCGCATACAAATGCAAATGTGCTTGCCGTAAGCCCGAACCCGGTATGCTCCTGCAGGCGGCAAAAGATTTCAATATCGATATCGGCGCATCGTATATGATCGGCGACAGCGAAAAAGACGTGATTGCGGGCGAAAAGGCCGGCTGTAAAAAAAGTTTTTTAATCGATAAAAACCGCAACGTGCTCGATTGCGTTTCGGAAATAATCAACAAAGAATAA
- a CDS encoding M23 family metallopeptidase: MKVNGKKSPSFAVCIALIFAISASVFADSTYIVKKGDTLYSISRRYELTVAELRTANNLSENDVLQAGQKLTIPSADITNAAALSAVPEKKGNAPVSEIAKNAETYTVQKGDTLYSIARRYDIKLYDLLSINNMANDAVIKVGQHIKVPAKSAAVAKNLPNNASSGKSASSSQSSARTGDSSLLWPVKHPSVIYTKGKVSGVELSAEKDEPVKSIRAGTVMYTGMYRGYGNIVFVESKTGLIYAYSWLGSVHVKKGDYVVCGDTVGTAGKNAAGSPSLTFMVFQNGMPIDPAKAPRG, translated from the coding sequence ATGAAAGTCAACGGAAAAAAATCGCCCTCGTTTGCAGTCTGTATCGCCCTCATCTTTGCAATTTCCGCGTCCGTTTTTGCGGACAGCACGTATATCGTCAAAAAAGGCGACACGCTTTATTCGATAAGCCGCCGCTACGAGCTTACGGTTGCAGAGCTTCGAACTGCGAACAATCTTTCGGAAAACGATGTGCTTCAAGCGGGGCAAAAATTGACAATTCCGTCGGCCGATATAACGAATGCGGCTGCATTGAGCGCCGTACCGGAAAAAAAGGGGAACGCGCCCGTTTCCGAAATCGCAAAAAATGCGGAAACCTATACCGTTCAAAAAGGCGATACGCTCTATTCGATCGCGCGGAGATACGATATAAAATTATACGATCTGCTTTCGATAAACAATATGGCAAACGATGCCGTGATCAAAGTAGGGCAGCATATAAAAGTGCCCGCAAAATCCGCAGCTGTCGCAAAAAATCTTCCGAACAATGCTTCATCCGGTAAGAGTGCATCTTCATCTCAGAGCAGTGCCAGAACGGGAGACTCTTCGCTTTTATGGCCGGTCAAGCATCCGTCCGTCATCTACACGAAGGGTAAAGTGTCGGGCGTCGAACTTTCGGCTGAAAAAGACGAACCGGTAAAATCGATCCGCGCGGGAACCGTCATGTACACCGGAATGTACCGCGGCTACGGAAATATCGTGTTCGTCGAATCGAAGACGGGATTGATCTACGCGTATTCGTGGCTCGGTTCGGTGCATGTAAAAAAAGGCGATTACGTCGTGTGCGGAGATACGGTCGGCACTGCCGGAAAAAATGCGGCGGGAAGTCCGAGTTTGACCTTTATGGTTTTCCAAAACGGTATGCCGATCGACCCTGCAAAAGCGCCGCGCGGCTAA